Genomic DNA from Mycobacterium stomatepiae:
TCATCTGCTTCTTGAACCTGCGCGGGTTGAAGGAGGCGGGCTGGCAGTTCGCGTTCGCCACCTACTTCTTCATCGCGATGGTGGGCCTGACAATCGTGGTCGGCGTCGCGCGGGTGTTGATCGGCGACCTGCCGGTGTACGACCCCACGCAGATGCCGGGAGCGGTGCCGGTGCACAAGGCCGACGGCCTGGTGATGGGTGCGACGATCCTGACCTTGCTGCGCTCGTTCGCCAACGGTGGTTCGTCGCTCACCGGGGTCGAGGCGATATCGAACACCGTCGACGTGTTTCAAAAGCCCCAGGGCCGCAACGCACGTAAGGTGCTCACCACGATGGCCAGCGTGCTCGGATTTCTGCTGGCCGGTGTCGCCTACCTCGCCTTTGCCACGCACGCGACGCCGTACGAGAGTGAATACCCGTCGGTGCTGTCCCAGATCGCCCGCGCGGTCTTCGGTGGCGGCGTGGTGGGCAACGTGTTTTACATCCTGGTCCAGACGGCTACGGCCGCGATTCTGTTCACCGGTGCCAACACCAGTTTCAACGGCTTCCCCGCGCTGGCGAGTTTCGTCGCCGAGGATCGCTTCCTGCCCCGGCAGTTGATGAAACGCGGTCACCGCCTGGTGTTTTCGAATGGCATCATCACGCTTACCGCGCTGTCGGTGGTGCTGCTGGTGGTGACGGGCGGTTCGGTCAACGCGCTGGTGCCGTTCTACGCGATCGGTGTGTTCACCGGATTTTCGATGGCCGGCTACGGCATGACCAAACACCATCTGACCCATCGCGAGTCGCGTTGGCGTACCCGGTTGGCGATCAACCTTTCCGCGGGAATCCTGTCCACGGTCGTGGTTGCCATCTTCGCGGCGGCGAAGTTCACCGAGGGAGCCTGGCTGGTCGTCGTCGTCTTCCCATTGCTGGTGTTCATCCTGATGCGGCTGAATCAGGAATACCGTGCGGAGGCAGCGATTCTCGAGATGTTCCGCACCGAGCGGCCCGATTTGGTGAAGTATGCGCGGCACAAGGTGTTCGTGTTCGTGAACTCCGTCGATCTCGCGGTGATCGAAGCACTGCGGTACGGCAAGGGATTACGAGCCGACGAAATGATCGCGGTGCACTTCATGGTCGATGCCGCCTACGCCGCGCAAATACGAAAGCGCTGGGATCACTTCGAACTCGACACCCGGCTGCGCGTCGTGGACTGCCCGGACCGGCGGATCATCCGCGCCGCGCAACGCTTCATCGCCAAGGCGATTGACGAACAGCGGAACACCAACGTGACGGCGCTGTTGCCGCGCCGCACCTATAACCCGTTGGTGGGCCGGCTGCTGCACGATCGCACCGCGGACAAGATCGCCCGAGCGGTCAGCATGATTCCGGACGCCGCCGCGACGATCGTTCCGTACGACGTCCAAACGCGGATCGAGGAGGCCTATCCG
This window encodes:
- a CDS encoding amino acid permease, whose product is MTTSAGKLRLPLSVQDIAKRLFLGKPLITEELAGEKLSNPVALGGLSPDAISSTAYGPEQILIELLPAAGLAAFALLLPITGVILLILVLVTASYRQVVMAYTRAGGSYIVARENFGPRVAQVAAAALLIDYVVTVAVQAAAGTVAVVSAIPSLGPHSLQITVGVVLLICFLNLRGLKEAGWQFAFATYFFIAMVGLTIVVGVARVLIGDLPVYDPTQMPGAVPVHKADGLVMGATILTLLRSFANGGSSLTGVEAISNTVDVFQKPQGRNARKVLTTMASVLGFLLAGVAYLAFATHATPYESEYPSVLSQIARAVFGGGVVGNVFYILVQTATAAILFTGANTSFNGFPALASFVAEDRFLPRQLMKRGHRLVFSNGIITLTALSVVLLVVTGGSVNALVPFYAIGVFTGFSMAGYGMTKHHLTHRESRWRTRLAINLSAGILSTVVVAIFAAAKFTEGAWLVVVVFPLLVFILMRLNQEYRAEAAILEMFRTERPDLVKYARHKVFVFVNSVDLAVIEALRYGKGLRADEMIAVHFMVDAAYAAQIRKRWDHFELDTRLRVVDCPDRRIIRAAQRFIAKAIDEQRNTNVTALLPRRTYNPLVGRLLHDRTADKIARAVSMIPDAAATIVPYDVQTRIEEAYPERFEQRIAHEFEKFGEWVTRGEDKDVEAYEHPDPSRSVITVASLISGRSATFEGRVNEVEDTSKGRRTIRSVVVGDHSGEITVVFPSGHKGADIQPGQLLRITGKPKQSGNRPMSMVDPMYHIVEDPAQAGRPGASQTSTT